In Candidatus Delongbacteria bacterium, one genomic interval encodes:
- a CDS encoding arsenate reductase ArsC has protein sequence MPDLNGKPVVLFLCTGNSCRSQMAEGWARHLHGARMVVRSAGIETHGLNPRAVAVMAEAGVDISGHSSEQLSSQPLDDIDLVITVCDHAAGHCPVFPGRARVVHHAFDDPPALARKASSEEEALAPYRRVRDEIRDFVQGSLPGLLPGLQQGKDTPA, from the coding sequence ATGCCCGATCTGAACGGAAAACCCGTGGTGCTCTTTCTCTGCACGGGCAACAGCTGTCGCAGCCAGATGGCCGAAGGCTGGGCTCGCCATCTGCATGGAGCGCGAATGGTCGTGCGCAGCGCGGGCATCGAAACACACGGGCTCAACCCTCGTGCTGTTGCCGTGATGGCCGAGGCCGGGGTGGACATCAGCGGACACAGTTCGGAACAATTGAGTTCGCAACCCCTGGATGACATCGATCTGGTGATCACGGTCTGCGATCATGCCGCCGGGCATTGCCCCGTCTTTCCGGGGCGAGCCCGGGTCGTGCATCACGCCTTCGACGACCCGCCTGCCCTGGCACGGAAAGCGAGCTCCGAAGAGGAGGCGCTGGCTCCCTACCGCCGGGTGCGCGATGAAATCCGCGATTTCGTGCAAGGCAGTTTGCCCGGTCTGCTGCCCGGGCTGCAGCAGGGAAAGGACACACCGGCGTGA
- a CDS encoding winged helix-turn-helix transcriptional regulator, whose protein sequence is MRNSMETLRRRFLALGDETRLRALLLILSAGELCLCHLEQLLELPASTASRHLGLLREAGLVSARRAGRWVHFGPGTGEARAWLDWLVQLPELAAERERAVQTLAQWRNDTGGTACPI, encoded by the coding sequence ATGAGGAATTCCATGGAAACCCTGCGCCGCCGCTTCCTGGCTCTTGGAGATGAAACTCGCCTGCGTGCCCTGCTGTTGATTCTCAGCGCAGGGGAACTCTGCCTCTGCCACCTGGAGCAGCTGCTGGAGCTACCGGCTTCCACCGCCTCCCGTCACCTGGGCCTGCTGCGCGAGGCGGGACTGGTGAGTGCTCGCCGCGCGGGGCGCTGGGTGCACTTCGGGCCCGGAACGGGCGAAGCGCGTGCCTGGCTGGACTGGCTGGTCCAGTTGCCGGAACTGGCCGCGGAGCGCGAGCGGGCCGTGCAGACATTGGCACAATGGCGCAACGACACCGGAGGAACCGCATGCCCGATCTGA
- a CDS encoding TM0996/MTH895 family glutaredoxin-like protein produces the protein MKVDVLGTGCPKCTLLYDRVAQAAREANLEIELGKISDIERIMEHAVMATPALVIDGRVRLSGRVPAVEELKNLLESVSNS, from the coding sequence ATGAAAGTCGACGTGCTGGGCACGGGCTGCCCCAAATGTACCCTGCTGTACGACAGGGTGGCCCAGGCGGCCCGCGAGGCCAATCTGGAGATTGAGCTGGGCAAGATCAGCGACATCGAGCGCATCATGGAGCATGCCGTGATGGCCACGCCCGCGCTGGTGATCGACGGCCGGGTGCGCCTGAGCGGGCGGGTGCCGGCGGTGGAGGAGTTGAAGAATCTGCTGGAAAGTGTATCCAATTCCTGA
- the arsB gene encoding ACR3 family arsenite efflux transporter gives MGRFERWLSLWVLLCIAAGILLGHWFPGLASSLDRMSLTVDGAPVISLPIAACLFLMMYPIMVKIDFAAVLRAGRSWKPVALTLVLNWAIKPFTMLALAWFFLGVVFLPFIGPEATDLVSLPLGLDLPAGSRFGAGTVVEQGGRLLLEVPLWRSYLAGCILLGIAPCTAMVLVWGWLAKGNDGHTLAMVAINSLVMLGLYGLMGGWLLGVGRLPVPWKALALSIGVYVALPLVAGWISRQAILAFKGDTWFHERFLKWLSPVSIAALLATLVLLFSFKGAVILAAPLTILWIAVPLFVQTLLIFGLGWWLARRLGLGYQDAAPSALIGASNHFEVAIATAVMLFGLGSGAALATVVGVLIEVPLMLWLVRLCLRGRSRFAPAHE, from the coding sequence CTGGGGCGCTTCGAGCGCTGGCTGAGTCTGTGGGTGCTGCTCTGCATCGCGGCGGGCATCCTGCTGGGGCACTGGTTTCCCGGGCTGGCGTCCAGCCTGGACCGGATGTCGCTCACCGTGGACGGCGCACCCGTGATCAGCCTGCCGATTGCCGCGTGTCTGTTCCTGATGATGTATCCGATCATGGTCAAGATCGACTTCGCGGCCGTGTTGCGCGCCGGACGTTCCTGGAAGCCGGTGGCGCTGACTCTGGTGCTCAACTGGGCGATCAAGCCCTTCACCATGCTCGCGCTGGCCTGGTTCTTCCTGGGCGTGGTGTTCCTGCCCTTCATCGGACCTGAGGCCACGGACCTGGTCAGCCTGCCGCTGGGGCTGGATCTGCCCGCGGGCAGCCGTTTCGGTGCGGGAACCGTGGTGGAGCAGGGTGGCCGCCTGCTGCTGGAAGTGCCGCTCTGGCGCAGTTATCTCGCGGGCTGCATCCTGCTGGGCATCGCACCGTGTACGGCGATGGTGCTGGTCTGGGGCTGGCTGGCGAAAGGCAACGACGGACACACCCTGGCCATGGTGGCGATCAATTCTCTCGTGATGCTTGGGCTCTATGGACTGATGGGTGGCTGGTTGCTGGGAGTGGGGCGGCTGCCCGTGCCCTGGAAGGCGCTGGCACTGAGCATTGGCGTCTACGTGGCGCTGCCGCTGGTCGCGGGCTGGATCTCGCGTCAGGCGATTCTGGCGTTCAAGGGCGACACCTGGTTTCACGAACGCTTTCTGAAGTGGCTCAGCCCGGTATCGATCGCGGCCCTGCTGGCGACGCTCGTGCTGTTGTTCTCCTTCAAGGGCGCAGTGATTCTGGCGGCGCCCCTGACCATTCTCTGGATCGCGGTGCCGCTTTTCGTCCAGACCCTGTTGATCTTCGGCCTGGGCTGGTGGTTGGCCCGCCGTCTGGGACTGGGATACCAGGATGCGGCGCCCAGCGCGCTGATCGGTGCCTCCAACCACTTCGAAGTGGCCATCGCCACCGCGGTGATGCTCTTCGGCCTCGGTTCCGGCGCGGCTCTGGCCACCGTGGTGGGCGTGCTGATCGAGGTTCCGCTGATGTTGTGGTTGGTGCGGCTCTGCCTGCGGGGGCGCTCCCGTTTCGCTCCGGCGCACGAGTGA
- a CDS encoding permease — protein sequence MLAALGLAWRLPAGVPRFENAIHEALALVRWYAHEHVILCLFPAFLIAGAITVFIRKDAVLRTLGPLAPRWLAYGVASLSGSVLAVCSCTVLPLFAGIHKRGAGLGPAIAFLYAGPAINVLAIILTARVLGWQLGLARVIGSILFSVIIGLIMAGLFRRAEASREARAPAPEAEHTESIGPGRGLRLLGLLMAILVIANWSGAGEPGSLWAVIHDLRWPLTAGLGVLLALQLALDYGVWWPGLLGLVVVLAGLAVGTSLAPPLLVALAMGGLALLLLGRDDEAGEWLDESWGYALMILPMLLAGVFAAGLMLGTPGGEGLVPGAWVESAVGGNSLAANLFSALAGGLMYFATLTEIPILQGLLGAGMGQGPALALLLAGPALSLPSLLVIHRVIGISRTLVFAGLVVGLSAFAGWIFGMIV from the coding sequence TTGCTGGCGGCGCTCGGGCTGGCCTGGAGGTTGCCTGCGGGGGTGCCTCGTTTCGAGAATGCAATCCATGAGGCGCTGGCGCTGGTGCGCTGGTATGCGCATGAGCATGTGATCCTCTGTCTGTTTCCGGCCTTCCTGATCGCCGGGGCGATTACGGTTTTCATCCGCAAGGATGCGGTCCTGCGCACGCTGGGGCCGCTGGCGCCGCGCTGGTTGGCCTATGGGGTGGCCTCGCTCTCGGGCAGTGTGCTGGCGGTGTGTTCCTGCACCGTGCTGCCGCTCTTCGCGGGCATCCACAAGCGCGGGGCCGGGCTGGGGCCTGCCATCGCCTTCCTCTATGCCGGACCGGCGATCAATGTGCTGGCGATCATCCTGACCGCGCGCGTGCTGGGCTGGCAGCTGGGGCTGGCCCGCGTGATCGGCTCGATCCTCTTCAGTGTGATCATCGGATTGATCATGGCCGGTCTGTTCCGCCGTGCCGAGGCCAGCCGGGAAGCTCGCGCTCCGGCCCCGGAAGCGGAACACACGGAATCCATCGGTCCCGGCCGCGGTCTGCGACTGCTGGGCCTGTTGATGGCGATACTGGTGATCGCCAACTGGAGCGGCGCGGGTGAGCCGGGCAGCCTCTGGGCCGTGATCCACGACCTGCGCTGGCCGCTCACCGCGGGACTGGGTGTGTTGCTGGCGCTGCAACTGGCGCTGGACTATGGCGTCTGGTGGCCGGGGCTGCTGGGGTTGGTGGTCGTGCTGGCCGGTCTGGCCGTGGGTACATCGTTGGCACCACCCCTGCTGGTGGCGCTCGCCATGGGCGGACTGGCGCTGCTGCTGCTGGGACGGGACGACGAGGCGGGCGAGTGGCTCGACGAAAGCTGGGGCTATGCCCTGATGATCCTGCCCATGCTGCTGGCGGGCGTGTTCGCGGCCGGGCTGATGCTGGGCACACCCGGTGGAGAAGGGCTGGTGCCCGGGGCGTGGGTAGAATCGGCCGTGGGCGGAAACTCGCTGGCGGCCAATCTGTTCTCGGCCCTGGCCGGTGGGCTGATGTATTTCGCCACCCTGACCGAGATTCCCATCCTGCAGGGCCTGCTGGGCGCTGGCATGGGGCAAGGGCCAGCGCTGGCGCTGTTGCTGGCGGGACCCGCACTGTCCCTGCCCAGCTTGTTGGTGATCCATCGGGTCATCGGCATCAGCCGTACCCTGGTCTTCGCCGGACTGGTGGTGGGATTGTCCGCCTTCGCGGGCTGGATCTTCGGTATGATCGTATGA
- a CDS encoding sulfite exporter TauE/SafE family protein: protein MDPLAWIGGALWLGLLTALSPCPLASNLAAIAWLGRDARPLRVLAGGLFYAAGRCLAYVALGVLLAWGLLSAPGLSGWLQRVLAPLLGPILLLVGMILLGWITLPVLGSGLNTERWERRRQFWGLWSALPMGVLFALAFCPLSAALFFGSLLPLSMSSGQSLLVPVIYGAGTALPVALFALVMAFGARRLGGIFTQAGRLERAMRLGTGVFLVGLGLVLLWTRIWAPLLGFSG from the coding sequence ATGGACCCTCTGGCCTGGATCGGCGGAGCGCTCTGGCTGGGCTTGCTGACCGCGCTCAGCCCCTGCCCACTGGCCTCCAATCTGGCCGCCATCGCCTGGCTGGGGCGGGATGCGCGTCCCCTGCGCGTGCTGGCCGGAGGGTTGTTCTACGCCGCCGGGCGCTGTCTGGCCTATGTGGCGCTCGGGGTGCTGCTGGCCTGGGGGCTGCTCAGCGCACCCGGGCTGTCGGGTTGGCTGCAACGGGTGCTGGCACCTCTACTGGGGCCGATCTTGCTGCTGGTGGGCATGATTCTGCTGGGCTGGATCACGCTGCCTGTGCTTGGTTCGGGTCTGAACACGGAACGTTGGGAGCGGCGCCGACAGTTCTGGGGACTGTGGAGCGCGCTGCCCATGGGAGTGCTCTTCGCCCTGGCGTTCTGCCCTTTGTCCGCGGCTCTGTTCTTCGGCAGCCTCTTGCCGCTGAGTATGAGCAGCGGGCAGAGTCTGCTGGTGCCCGTGATCTATGGTGCAGGAACCGCTCTGCCCGTGGCGCTCTTCGCCCTGGTGATGGCATTTGGCGCACGGCGACTTGGCGGGATCTTCACTCAGGCTGGCCGACTGGAGCGGGCAATGCGCTTGGGGACTGGAGTGTTTCTGGTAGGGCTGGGGCTGGTGCTGCTCTGGACCCGGATCTGGGCGCCGCTGCTGGGGTTTTCGGGCTGA